From one Caldithrix abyssi DSM 13497 genomic stretch:
- a CDS encoding DUF4382 domain-containing protein: MKLKRLFTFLSGIFCALLLMCCNDHLGSSPDPAVLRIYLVTNPADTTIQIGFDSLTVTTKDDFSLTISQMKVYSQEGIYAKLFSSFSGYKDEETEYNLLERQSGSFIPQKIVESHIPPNQYQRIEFVVYPPDEVTIHGLTFPIDIPEGYKPLITMECPFIADENEEHNIYIQFNAFKSIKRWRDTYIFTPSFELINK; the protein is encoded by the coding sequence ATGAAACTTAAACGGCTTTTTACCTTTTTGAGTGGCATTTTTTGCGCTTTACTGTTGATGTGCTGCAACGACCATTTAGGTTCCAGCCCCGATCCGGCCGTTTTGCGGATTTATCTGGTTACCAACCCTGCAGACACAACCATTCAGATTGGCTTCGATTCGCTCACAGTAACCACGAAAGACGATTTCTCTCTTACCATCAGTCAAATGAAAGTTTATTCGCAAGAAGGCATTTATGCCAAGTTGTTCAGTAGTTTTAGCGGATATAAGGATGAAGAGACGGAATACAACCTTTTAGAACGGCAGAGCGGTTCATTTATTCCTCAAAAAATTGTGGAAAGCCATATACCGCCCAATCAATATCAAAGAATTGAGTTCGTTGTTTATCCTCCGGACGAGGTTACCATTCACGGGCTTACATTCCCCATCGACATTCCAGAAGGCTATAAACCTTTGATCACCATGGAATGCCCGTTTATTGCGGATGAGAATGAAGAGCACAATATTTACATACAATTTAATGCGTTCAAATCTATTAAGCGGTGGCGCGATACCTATATTTTTACGCCAAGTTTTGAGCTTATAAATAAATAG
- a CDS encoding LamG-like jellyroll fold domain-containing protein: MKRILLLFVALMFLAGLNALYAQVDFLNPYTPDEHTVLLLHFDGDLSDASGQTAGGTGYGDYSFVPGLANFDKCLYLNNSAISDSSRVLVPDTAALDLQGSFTLEAWVYFLTFGEGWSDWRGAPRILAKPYAVNSSYPNSWWFPNYWLMGDSYNDTYIFGGGFMGINPQDSSWVFNGDLRLDFNFVETMKWYHIAFIYNHDVYPRTEQLLIHDKDGNLLVMLHRTIEDTSYVIATSDWPLHIGEGGGGGNSWLDGFIDEVRISNIAREFSIPPIITGTTVPENTTDTEGPYEVKTIVTDADGLKSVVLKYNVGQDWIDLPMTNTAGDTFVAFIPGQQPGTSIKFYIEATDNNDQVAVDPLKAPEEYYSFAIIVEKALVFYLDFEEGSGQPIDKSPYATTCTINGDVSYVSDAVSGQYAAKFNPDGNGYITADPTPFMDCYEFTVEMWIKPNKLEQNLRLIIKEGSPTWYMPNYEIKGTASGQIEVGSYCDPGGWNNFTSDTALTMGSWYHLAYVFKDTVATLYILDAEDKIIEKVSRVALGKPIYTSGALHIGHAPGDAYGPYFDGLMDEIKIYNYAKQFEYKWQPFTPDEHTVLLAHFDGDLSDASGNLPDGVASSDKVGFVQSRPGMGQALYLDNSAEGGAYVTFADTSILDLGKKFSVEACFKILSKSDSWNNNPRIWSKCGDPWWTANYYGFVRADDAFLAGYYTGSAYYDNASEPGIFKPNTWYHMYFYYDEEYDYTYLVVHDTLDQIVFENTMPIGDLKDEYKTSFPLFVGFGGGGSDSYLNGYIDELRIQNYEFVTDIRDKEDMASVPVKYRLAQNYPNPFNPTTTISYQLPKTSDVELTIYNILGEEVRVLVNSKKTAGSHSVTWDGRDRSGKILPSGVYFYRIKAGEFSAIKKMILLR; encoded by the coding sequence ATGAAGCGTATTTTACTGCTTTTTGTAGCTTTAATGTTTTTAGCAGGTTTAAATGCCCTGTATGCTCAGGTGGATTTTTTAAATCCGTACACGCCGGATGAGCATACAGTTCTTCTTTTACACTTTGATGGCGATTTGAGCGACGCTTCCGGCCAGACGGCCGGCGGTACGGGCTATGGCGATTACAGTTTTGTTCCGGGGCTTGCGAACTTCGATAAGTGTCTCTATCTGAATAACAGCGCTATATCCGATTCGTCTCGCGTTTTGGTGCCCGATACCGCGGCGCTGGATCTGCAGGGCTCTTTTACGCTGGAAGCATGGGTTTATTTCCTGACTTTTGGTGAAGGCTGGAGCGACTGGCGGGGCGCTCCGCGAATTCTGGCCAAGCCTTATGCGGTCAATTCCTCCTATCCTAATAGCTGGTGGTTTCCCAATTACTGGTTGATGGGAGATAGTTACAACGATACCTATATTTTCGGCGGCGGTTTTATGGGCATTAATCCGCAAGACTCAAGCTGGGTTTTTAATGGCGATTTGAGGCTCGATTTTAATTTTGTGGAGACCATGAAATGGTATCATATTGCCTTTATTTATAATCACGACGTCTATCCGCGTACGGAACAGCTTTTGATTCACGATAAAGACGGTAATTTACTGGTCATGTTGCATCGTACAATCGAAGATACTTCTTATGTCATTGCAACTAGCGACTGGCCGCTGCACATTGGCGAAGGCGGCGGAGGCGGGAATTCGTGGCTGGATGGTTTTATTGATGAAGTAAGAATTAGCAATATCGCCAGAGAATTTTCCATTCCACCGATTATTACCGGGACGACCGTGCCGGAGAACACCACGGATACCGAAGGCCCCTATGAAGTTAAAACCATAGTAACAGACGCCGATGGCCTGAAATCGGTTGTTCTAAAATATAATGTCGGTCAGGACTGGATCGATCTCCCGATGACCAATACGGCTGGAGATACGTTTGTCGCTTTTATTCCGGGTCAGCAACCCGGCACCTCCATAAAATTTTACATCGAAGCGACCGATAATAACGACCAGGTTGCGGTTGATCCGCTAAAAGCGCCGGAAGAATATTACAGCTTTGCCATTATTGTAGAAAAAGCGCTGGTCTTTTATCTTGACTTTGAAGAAGGCAGCGGCCAGCCCATCGACAAATCTCCCTACGCCACCACCTGTACCATTAACGGAGATGTCTCTTACGTTAGCGATGCGGTCAGCGGCCAATATGCCGCTAAATTTAATCCTGACGGCAACGGTTATATTACAGCCGACCCCACGCCTTTTATGGATTGCTATGAGTTCACGGTGGAAATGTGGATTAAGCCGAACAAGCTGGAGCAAAATTTAAGGCTCATTATTAAAGAAGGTTCGCCCACCTGGTACATGCCCAATTACGAAATCAAGGGCACCGCTTCCGGGCAGATCGAAGTTGGCAGTTATTGCGACCCCGGAGGCTGGAATAACTTTACCAGCGACACGGCTTTAACCATGGGGAGCTGGTACCATCTTGCTTATGTTTTTAAAGATACGGTGGCAACCCTTTACATTCTGGATGCTGAAGATAAGATCATTGAAAAAGTATCGCGCGTCGCCTTAGGTAAGCCCATTTACACCTCAGGCGCATTGCATATCGGTCACGCGCCGGGCGATGCTTACGGCCCGTATTTTGACGGCCTGATGGATGAGATTAAAATTTATAATTACGCCAAACAATTTGAGTATAAGTGGCAACCTTTTACGCCCGATGAGCACACGGTTCTGCTCGCGCATTTTGATGGCGATCTGTCCGATGCTTCCGGAAACCTGCCGGACGGCGTTGCTTCGTCAGATAAAGTGGGGTTTGTGCAAAGCAGGCCGGGAATGGGACAGGCATTGTATCTGGACAACAGCGCAGAAGGTGGCGCCTATGTGACCTTTGCCGATACCAGCATATTAGACCTGGGTAAAAAATTCAGCGTGGAAGCCTGTTTTAAAATTTTGAGCAAAAGCGATAGCTGGAATAATAATCCACGAATCTGGTCGAAATGCGGCGATCCATGGTGGACGGCTAATTACTATGGATTTGTACGCGCAGACGATGCCTTTTTAGCGGGTTACTACACAGGTTCCGCTTATTACGACAACGCCAGCGAGCCGGGAATCTTTAAACCAAACACCTGGTACCATATGTATTTCTACTATGATGAAGAATACGATTATACTTACCTTGTGGTGCATGACACTCTGGACCAAATCGTTTTTGAAAATACCATGCCCATAGGCGACTTAAAGGATGAATATAAAACCAGCTTTCCGTTATTCGTCGGTTTTGGCGGCGGCGGATCCGATAGCTATTTAAACGGTTACATCGATGAATTGCGTATCCAGAATTACGAATTTGTAACGGATATCCGGGATAAAGAAGATATGGCCTCAGTTCCTGTGAAATACCGCCTGGCGCAGAACTATCCGAATCCTTTTAACCCGACAACGACGATAAGCTATCAACTTCCTAAAACCAGCGACGTTGAGCTGACTATTTATAATATTTTGGGTGAAGAGGTTCGCGTTCTGGTAAATTCCAAAAAGACGGCGGGAAGTCATTCCGTTACCTGGGATGGTAGAGATCGTTCCGGAAAGATTTTGCCATCCGGCGTGTATTTTTATCGTATTAAAGCGGGTGAATTTTCTGCCATTAAAAAGATGATCTTGTTAAGGTAA
- a CDS encoding LacI family DNA-binding transcriptional regulator, which produces MKTYPTIKDIAAKLNLHYTTVSRALRDHPDVNEETKRLVKETAQQMNYRPNYLARSLKRQKSNSIGVIVPEIKHHFFSAVISGIEEVAYEAGYVILVAQSNEQMEREILNLNAFISSHVSGLLVSISQTTTSSDHFKKFMEQDGKIVFFDRVCEDLEASKVVVDDYDGAYKATEYLIKKGYKRIGHLAGSKNLNIARNRYLGYKDALKNNGLTPNEAYVYWGGLQEQDGRNGMKALLELTERPDAIFAVNDPVAIGAYDVLKQKGLKIPDDMGIVGFSNNPISSFVHPPLTTVHQPAYEMGKKAAELLLQQIDSQVEEVSLVKEVLKTRLIVRESA; this is translated from the coding sequence TTGAAAACGTATCCGACCATTAAAGACATTGCCGCTAAATTGAATCTGCATTACACCACCGTGTCCCGCGCCCTGCGTGACCACCCTGATGTGAATGAAGAAACCAAACGTCTGGTGAAAGAAACCGCACAGCAAATGAATTACCGTCCCAACTACCTGGCTCGCAGTCTGAAACGACAAAAATCCAATAGCATAGGCGTTATTGTGCCGGAGATAAAACACCATTTCTTTTCTGCCGTCATCAGCGGCATAGAAGAGGTGGCTTATGAGGCTGGGTATGTGATTCTTGTGGCGCAATCGAACGAACAGATGGAGCGCGAAATCCTGAACTTAAATGCTTTTATTTCCAGCCATGTTTCGGGGCTATTGGTTTCCATTTCGCAGACCACCACCAGTTCCGATCACTTTAAAAAATTTATGGAGCAGGACGGCAAAATCGTCTTTTTTGACCGCGTTTGCGAAGACCTTGAAGCCAGTAAAGTGGTGGTTGATGATTATGATGGCGCATATAAAGCGACCGAATATTTAATCAAAAAAGGATATAAAAGGATAGGGCATCTGGCCGGAAGTAAAAATTTGAACATCGCCCGCAATCGGTACCTGGGGTATAAGGACGCCCTGAAGAATAACGGTCTTACGCCCAATGAAGCCTATGTGTACTGGGGCGGCTTGCAGGAGCAGGATGGGCGCAATGGAATGAAAGCCCTGCTCGAGTTGACGGAGCGTCCGGATGCCATTTTTGCGGTGAACGATCCGGTGGCCATTGGCGCCTACGACGTTCTAAAACAAAAAGGGCTCAAGATTCCGGACGATATGGGCATCGTCGGTTTTTCCAACAACCCCATCTCTTCGTTTGTGCATCCGCCGCTTACAACCGTACATCAGCCGGCGTATGAGATGGGAAAAAAGGCGGCTGAACTGCTTCTGCAACAGATAGACAGCCAGGTCGAAGAAGTTTCCCTTGTAAAAGAAGTTCTTAAAACGCGTTTAATCGTCAGGGAGTCGGCCTGA
- a CDS encoding T9SS type A sorting domain-containing protein — protein sequence MKGIIVYIVILLFFMNGLFANDPIAVFYFNGNLNNETSNGTLSVYPNTFSSTFGGSGDYTYWQWTANTNPGGGLTLDLTLDNIGDYSVGIRVEYETVTGYRKIIDYKNEASDNGLYFLDGVLKFFGSGSPSGTKTILANTMYDIIITRDGLTDTYTAYLVDTDGTVTEEFSFNDQGEGEPFNVGGGISRFGFFYDDQATNSEWTTGGKIYSMKVWDRVLSANEIKNALDPAVNVIFTNGSNYVPGGLTPGAINQPFGRFSLSTESGSSRFVGANFVLNGTRSGASNFKLWSSTDASFDPSTDIQLGATVLNDPGDGNSISFSDFSDDLQTTAKYYFVTCDLATDASGVIQGVVQNNAAIFLVAGTINTTLSNEPLSGGDVSLPVALTSFNAIAGDGVVTLKWSTASEVNNEAFLVERSMDGENFELFAEIKGQGSTSKETNYAFTDRAVYNGFTYYYRLADRDMNGVITYHSTVNATPNAKGIDFKQRAVVIKEFALHENYPNPFNPETTIRFDVPTLNSELQHIKLSVYNSMGQLVDVLYEGAISGGQYEMKWNAVNLSSGIYFVTLQSEKFTKTQKMILMR from the coding sequence ATGAAAGGTATCATTGTTTATATTGTGATTTTACTTTTCTTTATGAATGGGCTATTTGCAAACGACCCCATCGCCGTCTTCTATTTTAACGGCAATTTAAATAATGAAACATCCAACGGCACTTTATCCGTGTATCCCAACACATTTTCATCCACATTTGGCGGCAGCGGTGATTATACCTATTGGCAGTGGACGGCAAATACTAATCCGGGTGGAGGACTAACATTAGACCTAACGTTGGATAATATTGGGGATTATTCCGTAGGCATAAGGGTAGAATACGAGACGGTAACCGGTTATAGAAAAATCATTGATTATAAGAATGAAGCCAGTGATAATGGATTATATTTTTTGGATGGAGTTCTAAAGTTTTTTGGAAGTGGATCTCCTTCTGGAACCAAAACGATTTTAGCCAATACGATGTACGACATCATTATTACGCGTGATGGGTTAACGGATACATATACCGCCTATTTGGTAGATACGGATGGTACGGTTACGGAAGAATTTTCTTTTAATGACCAGGGTGAAGGCGAGCCATTTAATGTTGGAGGCGGGATCAGCAGGTTTGGATTTTTCTATGATGATCAGGCGACAAATAGTGAATGGACAACCGGAGGAAAAATTTATTCCATGAAGGTCTGGGATAGGGTTCTTTCGGCTAATGAAATTAAGAATGCGCTGGACCCGGCAGTTAATGTTATCTTTACAAATGGGAGTAATTATGTACCAGGAGGATTAACGCCAGGCGCCATTAATCAGCCTTTCGGTCGCTTTTCATTGTCAACAGAAAGTGGCAGCAGCAGGTTCGTAGGGGCAAATTTTGTTCTCAATGGCACACGATCGGGCGCCAGTAATTTTAAATTATGGTCCAGCACGGATGCCTCATTTGATCCCTCAACCGATATTCAGTTGGGCGCTACGGTGCTTAACGATCCTGGGGACGGAAATAGCATCAGCTTTTCAGATTTTTCCGATGACCTTCAGACAACCGCCAAATACTATTTTGTAACTTGCGATCTGGCGACGGATGCCAGCGGCGTAATTCAAGGCGTTGTACAAAACAATGCAGCGATCTTTCTTGTCGCTGGCACAATTAACACTACGCTTAGTAATGAACCGCTTTCAGGGGGCGATGTTTCTCTTCCTGTTGCATTGACTTCATTCAACGCAATAGCCGGCGACGGCGTTGTAACTTTAAAATGGAGTACTGCTTCTGAGGTTAATAACGAAGCCTTTTTAGTGGAACGGAGTATGGACGGGGAAAATTTTGAACTGTTTGCAGAAATCAAAGGGCAGGGTTCAACAAGTAAGGAAACGAATTACGCCTTTACCGATAGAGCCGTTTATAACGGTTTTACTTATTATTATCGTCTTGCCGACCGTGATATGAACGGCGTTATTACTTATCATTCCACCGTCAATGCCACGCCGAATGCCAAGGGAATCGATTTTAAACAAAGGGCTGTAGTCATAAAAGAATTTGCACTACATGAAAATTATCCCAATCCCTTCAATCCTGAAACGACCATTCGCTTTGACGTACCAACGCTAAACAGTGAATTACAGCACATTAAGCTTTCTGTTTACAATTCTATGGGACAGTTAGTAGATGTTTTGTACGAAGGGGCCATTTCGGGCGGACAATATGAAATGAAATGGAATGCGGTCAATCTGTCTTCCGGAATTTATTTTGTAACTTTACAGTCAGAAAAGTTTACAAAAACGCAAAAAATGATTTTGATGAGATAA
- a CDS encoding T9SS type A sorting domain-containing protein, translated as MILSFCISIRLSLKTFLSPPLFFNRNTVDENFELLQKNKRQSSTSKVTNYAFTDRAVYNGFTYYYRLADRDMNGVITYHSTVNATPNAKGIDFKQRAVVIKEFALHANYPNPFNPETTIRFDVPTLNSELQHIKLSVYNSMEQLVDVLYEGAISGGQYEMNWNAVNLSSGIYFVTLQSEQLAQI; from the coding sequence ATGATACTATCTTTTTGCATATCGATCAGGTTAAGCCTTAAAACGTTCCTCAGCCCGCCGTTATTTTTTAACCGCAATACGGTTGACGAAAATTTTGAACTGCTACAAAAAAATAAAAGGCAAAGTTCAACAAGTAAGGTAACGAATTACGCCTTTACGGATAGAGCCGTTTATAACGGTTTTACTTATTATTATCGTCTTGCCGACCGCGATATGAACGGCGTAATTACTTATCATTCCACCGTCAATGCCACGCCGAATGCCAAAGGAATCGATTTTAAACAAAGGGCTGTAGTCATAAAAGAATTTGCACTGCATGCAAATTATCCCAATCCCTTCAATCCTGAAACGACCATTCGCTTTGACGTACCAACGCTAAACAGTGAATTACAGCACATTAAGCTTTCTGTTTACAATTCTATGGAACAATTAGTAGATGTTTTGTACGAAGGGGCCATTTCGGGCGGACAATATGAAATGAATTGGAATGCGGTCAATCTGTCTTCCGGAATTTATTTTGTAACTTTACAATCAGAACAATTGGCGCAAATTTAA
- a CDS encoding IS1182 family transposase → MSFITYNRSQMNLFGYSVEDFARDDPKSRFVVELVSRLDLSALYSRYSSQGGDSYAPDMMLALWFYAYSNGITSTRKLEELCKYDTRYIYITGNQHPDHSTLSRFRKAHLDLLDQYFVEILLIAQAEGISSFNQIAIDGTKIKAHSSKRHGYTEDQLDKRIEKLRAEIKQYMQRCNFVEQGATDELDLETLRAEKERLERLEKEILERKAQLKERKKQLKSEHRSRHQINVKEPDARMMPSVDGPGYNAQLGVDMSSHLIVAHEVVSQPNDQGQFIPIQEQVEKNLGSDDKRSYTADSGYHNSTDLKELEEKQIDAVIADPQLSNRSIKETPTSKEELQKEERKLKRSDFVYHEQGDYYECPTGKKLFPVERNSERIVYRSNDCQDCPLINLCISSKKKVKQIHRSVNESYCERMAKKLQTSAAQERLKKRSVTVEPVFGNLKHNLGYRGFSLSGLNNVRSEFTLMCIGHNINVLFKNMLGKRLAAFITASQEKDDLLILFSKNILAFLILYFAQRLRMRKNYQYRRI, encoded by the coding sequence ATGAGTTTTATTACTTATAATCGCTCACAAATGAATCTCTTTGGCTATAGTGTGGAAGATTTTGCCAGAGACGATCCAAAGAGTCGATTTGTAGTGGAGTTGGTTTCGCGCCTTGATTTAAGTGCACTTTATTCCCGTTATAGTTCACAAGGCGGTGATTCTTATGCCCCAGACATGATGCTTGCCTTATGGTTTTATGCTTATAGTAACGGCATTACCAGCACCCGTAAGCTGGAGGAATTGTGTAAATATGATACGCGCTACATTTATATCACTGGGAATCAGCATCCGGATCATAGTACATTAAGTCGTTTTCGCAAGGCACATTTGGATTTATTAGACCAATATTTTGTAGAGATACTTTTAATTGCCCAGGCCGAAGGCATAAGTAGTTTCAACCAGATAGCCATAGATGGCACGAAAATCAAAGCGCACAGCAGTAAGCGTCATGGCTACACTGAGGATCAATTAGACAAACGTATAGAGAAGTTAAGAGCAGAGATCAAGCAATACATGCAGCGCTGTAATTTTGTAGAACAGGGGGCCACGGATGAATTAGATTTAGAAACTCTTCGAGCGGAGAAAGAACGGCTTGAGCGCTTAGAGAAAGAGATATTAGAACGTAAAGCCCAATTGAAAGAGCGTAAGAAACAGCTCAAATCAGAACACCGTTCAAGACATCAAATAAATGTAAAAGAGCCGGATGCCCGCATGATGCCTTCGGTGGATGGACCGGGCTATAACGCACAATTAGGCGTAGATATGTCCAGTCATTTAATAGTAGCTCATGAAGTCGTAAGCCAGCCCAACGACCAGGGTCAATTCATACCGATTCAAGAACAAGTAGAGAAGAATCTTGGTTCAGATGATAAGCGATCTTACACGGCCGATTCCGGTTATCACAATAGCACAGACCTAAAAGAATTGGAAGAAAAGCAGATTGATGCCGTAATAGCCGATCCCCAGTTATCCAATCGTTCGATAAAGGAGACACCAACCTCCAAGGAAGAATTGCAAAAAGAAGAAAGAAAACTAAAACGAAGTGATTTTGTGTATCATGAACAGGGAGATTACTATGAATGTCCGACGGGTAAGAAGCTTTTTCCAGTTGAGAGAAATAGCGAACGGATCGTATATCGTTCCAATGATTGTCAGGATTGTCCCTTAATTAATTTATGCATTTCCAGTAAAAAGAAAGTTAAGCAAATCCATCGTTCAGTTAATGAGAGTTATTGCGAACGTATGGCGAAAAAGTTACAAACTTCAGCGGCGCAGGAACGACTAAAAAAGCGTTCGGTGACAGTTGAACCTGTTTTTGGTAACTTGAAGCATAATTTAGGCTATCGTGGATTTTCCTTATCTGGTCTTAATAATGTTCGTAGTGAATTTACGTTAATGTGTATTGGGCATAATATTAATGTTCTATTTAAAAATATGTTAGGGAAACGTTTAGCAGCGTTTATAACAGCATCACAAGAAAAAGATGATCTATTAATTTTATTTTCAAAGAATATTTTGGCGTTTTTAATTCTATATTTTGCCCAACGCTTAAGAATGAGAAAAAATTATCAATATCGGAGAATATAA
- the cas2 gene encoding CRISPR-associated endonuclease Cas2, whose product MSHWLVLYDIRDAKRLRRVAKTIQNYGTRAQKSVFELEVEAEQISKLRKEIQKIIADEDYVVYFNLCEADWQKREKYGKGRYDEEPNEEYYIY is encoded by the coding sequence ATGAGTCATTGGCTGGTACTATACGACATACGCGATGCAAAGCGTTTGCGGCGTGTAGCAAAAACGATACAAAATTACGGCACGCGGGCGCAGAAATCGGTATTTGAGCTGGAGGTGGAGGCGGAACAGATTTCGAAATTGCGTAAAGAGATACAAAAAATAATTGCGGATGAGGATTATGTGGTTTATTTTAATTTGTGCGAGGCAGACTGGCAGAAGCGAGAGAAATACGGTAAGGGACGTTACGACGAGGAACCGAACGAGGAATACTATATTTATTGA
- the cas2 gene encoding CRISPR-associated endonuclease Cas2 — MIYLVCYDIAERKRLQRVARFLEDQGLRVQKSFFQCDVDAQRMAHIRREVRKLIDEKEDAFFIYPLCDKCAQHPLSDGNGELLKLEPFEIL; from the coding sequence ATGATCTATCTGGTGTGTTACGATATTGCGGAAAGAAAGCGATTGCAGCGCGTGGCCAGGTTTTTGGAGGACCAGGGTTTGCGCGTGCAAAAATCGTTTTTTCAATGCGACGTGGATGCGCAGCGCATGGCACACATTCGGCGCGAGGTGCGCAAGCTGATCGACGAAAAAGAGGACGCCTTTTTCATTTATCCGTTGTGCGATAAATGCGCGCAGCATCCTTTAAGCGACGGGAACGGCGAACTATTAAAATTGGAGCCTTTTGAGATATTATGA
- the cas1 gene encoding CRISPR-associated endonuclease Cas1, with the protein MSTVYVAADRARLTKSGQTLVLKYEDNTQRVIFPFRTDQLVLIGNIDITTPALKLLMHHQIDTVFLNKNGKFNGKITFNRGKNIFLRLRQFRLLDDEKFSLQMARAIAGGKIRNQLVFAQRIRRERKAAEVTQAIGQMNDLLKKVQEADSKERLRGLEGSAARLYFSIYKYAFLVDWADFPGRSMNPPKSNVNAVLSFLYTLIKNRVEAALETEGLDPYASFFHALNYGKVGLAFDMMEEFRVPLSDMLTASLFNLGILDEDDFREVNFRSDDDEFPLEMEIVKEGDEPQILPRSSVGILLTKKGLTRVITHFEKRLETEIMHPWAERRMSYKQIIRYQARHLRRVISGEEQYYQPFGIR; encoded by the coding sequence ATGTCCACCGTGTATGTAGCGGCCGATCGGGCGCGGTTGACCAAAAGCGGGCAAACCCTGGTGTTGAAGTACGAGGACAACACGCAACGGGTGATTTTCCCTTTCCGCACGGACCAACTGGTTTTGATCGGCAATATCGACATTACTACCCCGGCCTTAAAACTGTTGATGCACCATCAGATAGATACGGTGTTTTTGAACAAGAACGGCAAATTCAACGGAAAGATTACCTTTAACCGGGGTAAGAATATCTTTTTAAGATTGCGTCAGTTCCGTTTGCTGGACGACGAGAAATTTAGCTTGCAGATGGCGCGGGCCATTGCCGGGGGCAAGATTCGCAATCAACTGGTTTTTGCCCAGCGCATCCGTCGCGAGCGCAAGGCGGCGGAGGTTACTCAGGCTATCGGTCAGATGAACGATCTGCTAAAAAAAGTTCAGGAAGCGGATAGTAAAGAACGTTTGCGCGGATTGGAGGGTAGCGCGGCCCGGCTCTATTTTTCTATTTACAAATACGCTTTTTTGGTTGACTGGGCCGATTTTCCCGGTCGTTCCATGAATCCGCCAAAAAGCAATGTGAATGCGGTATTGAGCTTTTTGTACACGCTGATCAAAAACCGCGTGGAAGCGGCGCTTGAAACGGAGGGGCTGGATCCTTACGCCAGTTTTTTTCACGCGCTCAATTACGGCAAAGTGGGGCTTGCTTTCGACATGATGGAAGAGTTTCGCGTACCGTTGTCGGACATGTTAACCGCGTCGCTTTTTAACCTGGGGATTCTGGACGAGGATGATTTTCGGGAGGTGAATTTCCGGAGCGACGACGACGAGTTTCCGCTGGAGATGGAGATCGTAAAAGAGGGCGACGAGCCGCAGATTTTGCCGCGCAGTAGCGTGGGAATTTTGCTGACCAAAAAAGGATTGACCAGGGTGATTACGCATTTTGAGAAGCGTCTGGAAACAGAGATCATGCATCCCTGGGCCGAGCGGCGGATGAGTTACAAGCAGATCATTCGATATCAGGCGCGTCATTTACGGCGCGTGATTAGCGGGGAAGAGCAGTATTACCAACCATTTGGCATACGATGA